One Persicobacter psychrovividus DNA window includes the following coding sequences:
- a CDS encoding ATP-binding protein, whose amino-acid sequence MNQRKALPIGIQTFEDLRTKEAEYVYVDKTQHIHQMVALPKGYYFLSRPRRFGKSMLCSTFQSLFEGKQELFEGLYIHDKWDWSQSYPVIRIDLSGINYKNLESVNDQLANSLLRNCLKHNLSYEDLELKGVGPKFGELIEKIHQKSGKKIVILIDEYDKPVQDTLSSDDQLAAKSLDVLRGFYSAIKASDQYIRFCFMTGITKFTGVGLFSGANNFEDITLDSQYASICGFTQKELETCFGNYFDDVDMEEVKAWYNGYNYLGDKVYNPFDILLFLKKQADFDNYWWDSGQPTFITKIFSKGEMMPYQLSNMVLPSEELKQFNLNNLNLVSLLWQAGYLTIAERIKVPMRGYRYRMAIPNNEIQVSLNNLFLMDLTGLRQSNQHHNYKAFDAIYDHRLGDFEKAIKAMFSAIPYNNYVQNNIDKFEGYYASVMYVYLMALGLKTHTEEATSHGRIDLVMETPTHIYVVEFKVNAPKPEGKEKGEAIQQIHEKKYYAPYLNDDRKIILIGMHFNEAERNLDWFEVDDSVQG is encoded by the coding sequence ATGAACCAACGAAAAGCATTACCGATCGGAATACAGACATTTGAAGACCTGCGAACCAAAGAGGCCGAATATGTTTATGTTGATAAAACACAGCATATCCATCAAATGGTTGCTTTACCCAAAGGCTATTACTTTCTCTCGCGTCCTCGCCGTTTCGGAAAATCGATGCTTTGTTCGACCTTTCAGTCACTTTTTGAAGGAAAACAGGAGCTGTTCGAAGGGCTTTACATTCATGACAAATGGGATTGGTCGCAAAGTTATCCTGTCATTCGAATTGATTTGAGTGGAATCAATTATAAGAACCTTGAGTCTGTAAATGATCAACTTGCTAATTCATTATTGAGAAACTGCTTAAAGCATAATTTATCATATGAAGACTTAGAGCTAAAAGGTGTAGGTCCAAAATTTGGTGAATTGATTGAAAAAATACACCAAAAATCGGGAAAGAAGATTGTAATCCTCATCGATGAATACGACAAACCCGTGCAGGACACCCTGTCCAGTGATGACCAGTTAGCAGCTAAGTCATTGGATGTTTTGCGTGGTTTTTATTCAGCGATCAAAGCCTCAGATCAATACATTCGCTTCTGCTTCATGACGGGTATAACCAAATTCACAGGCGTGGGGCTTTTCAGTGGGGCAAATAATTTTGAGGACATTACCCTTGATAGTCAATACGCATCCATTTGTGGTTTTACCCAAAAAGAATTGGAAACTTGCTTTGGAAACTATTTTGATGATGTCGATATGGAGGAGGTCAAGGCTTGGTACAATGGCTACAACTACCTTGGCGATAAGGTCTATAATCCATTTGACATTTTACTGTTCCTGAAAAAACAGGCGGATTTTGATAATTATTGGTGGGACTCAGGCCAGCCCACTTTCATCACTAAGATTTTTTCCAAAGGTGAAATGATGCCCTACCAATTGAGTAATATGGTTTTGCCATCGGAGGAGTTGAAGCAATTTAATTTGAACAACCTGAACTTGGTTTCTCTTTTATGGCAAGCGGGATATCTAACCATTGCTGAGCGCATCAAAGTGCCGATGCGTGGTTATCGTTACCGAATGGCTATTCCCAACAATGAAATTCAGGTTTCTTTGAATAATCTGTTTTTGATGGATCTGACGGGGCTCCGACAAAGCAATCAGCACCATAATTATAAAGCCTTTGATGCTATTTATGATCATCGATTAGGGGATTTCGAAAAAGCGATCAAGGCGATGTTTTCGGCGATCCCATACAATAATTATGTACAAAACAACATCGATAAATTTGAAGGCTATTACGCCTCAGTGATGTATGTTTATTTGATGGCTTTAGGCTTGAAAACCCACACCGAAGAAGCCACCTCCCACGGCAGAATCGACTTGGTCATGGAAACACCAACGCATATTTATGTCGTCGAATTCAAGGTGAATGCACCGAAGCCTGAAGGCAAAGAGAAAGGCGAAGCCATTCAGCAAATCCATGAGAAAAAATACTATGCGCCGTATCTAAATGATGATCGAAAAATCATTTTGATCGGAATGCACTTTAATGAAGCTGAGCGTAATTTGGATTGGTTTGAGGTGGATGATAGCGTGCAGGGTTGA
- the purL gene encoding phosphoribosylformylglycinamidine synthase → MITFYQGVQNNFFVVEAQKPLNEQDCNKLKWLFGNAKAIDQTTIEGTFIGPRKEMITPWSTNAVEITQNMGIEGIVRIEQFEKQDAEATFDPMLQAKYDGLDQQVFNISKAPEAVVYIEDIAAYNKAEGLALSAEEIQYLEGLTEKLGRKLTDSEVFGFSQVNSEHCRHKIFNGTFIIDGEEKEDSLFKMIRKTSNEHPNHLVSAYKDNVAFVKGPKMEQFAPATQDKPDFFETKEIESVISIKAETHNFPTTVEPFNGAATGAGGEIRDRLAGGQGSLPLAGTAVYMTPYSRLEEARNWEKNIAPRPWLYQTPIEILIKASNGASDFGNKFGQPLITGSLLTFEHEENDRKLGFDKVIMLAGGVGFAKHEHALKKAVSKGDRIVVMGGDNYRIGMGGGAVSSVDTGEFSSAIELNAVQRSNPEMQKRAMNAIRALVESDKNTIISIHDHGAGGHLNSLSELVEEVGGKIDLRKLPVGDPTLSGKEIVGNESQERMGLVMKKEDIDELMRIGERERSPIYEVGEATGDMRFTFEDKQTGENPIDLDLADMFGNPPKTIMKDRAKNEKFAPVEYSSDKLLDYLVDVLQLESVACKDWLTNKVDRSVSGKVAKQQTAGALQLPLNNVGVMAMDYKGKGGVATAIGHDPVSGLIDPKAGSVNSIAESLTNLVWAPLTHQMNGVSLSANWMWPCKNEGEDARLYDAVKAASDFACALGINIPTGKDSMSMTQKYKDETVIAPGTVIISAAGEVEDVKKVVSPVLQKGVDKPIFHIDLSSDALNLGGSAFAQAQNKLGDSAPTVKDPEYFKKAFNAIQTLIMEDKVEAGHDISAGGLITALLEMCFAEQNLAADVDLTGLEEEDLIKVLFAENSAVLLQVNDEAYVTEFFEKAGIKATLIGIPVEDKELAVRNGGTKFFIPVPELRDVWFKTSYLLDRHQSGEELASERFDSYKNSPLRFTFNTEFTGKLADYGLTQDRKGKSGVRAAIIREKGVNGDREMAYSMFLAGFDVKDVHMTDLIAGRETLEDVNLIVFVGGFSNSDVLGSAKGWAGAFLYNPKAKEALDNFFARPDTLSLGVCNGCQLMIELGLINPDHEEKTAMLHNESGKFESGFVNMTIPENNAVMLNSLSGSRLGVWIAHGEGQFSFPYAEESYNIVGKYAYESYPANPNGSDFNTAAVASHDGRHLAMMPHLERAIFPWNWAHYPASRKNDEVSPWIEAFVNARQWVEAQTQEK, encoded by the coding sequence ATGATCACATTCTATCAAGGCGTACAAAATAATTTTTTTGTAGTTGAAGCTCAAAAGCCTTTAAATGAGCAAGACTGCAATAAGTTGAAATGGTTGTTCGGAAATGCGAAAGCTATAGATCAAACCACAATTGAAGGGACGTTCATCGGACCGAGAAAAGAAATGATCACGCCATGGAGTACCAACGCCGTGGAGATCACTCAAAACATGGGGATCGAAGGTATCGTCCGCATCGAGCAATTCGAGAAGCAAGATGCTGAGGCTACTTTTGACCCAATGTTGCAAGCCAAATATGATGGATTAGATCAACAGGTATTCAATATCAGCAAAGCCCCAGAAGCGGTGGTTTATATTGAGGATATTGCCGCTTACAACAAAGCTGAAGGATTGGCTTTGAGTGCGGAAGAAATTCAGTACCTCGAAGGCCTGACCGAGAAGTTGGGGCGCAAATTGACCGATTCAGAAGTTTTCGGGTTCTCACAGGTGAACTCTGAGCACTGTCGTCACAAAATCTTCAACGGGACCTTCATCATTGATGGAGAAGAAAAAGAAGATTCCCTTTTCAAGATGATCCGCAAGACGTCCAATGAGCACCCAAACCATTTGGTGTCTGCTTATAAGGACAATGTGGCTTTTGTAAAAGGACCAAAAATGGAGCAATTCGCTCCTGCAACACAAGACAAACCTGATTTCTTCGAGACCAAAGAGATCGAATCGGTGATCTCTATTAAGGCAGAGACGCACAACTTCCCAACCACTGTTGAGCCATTCAATGGCGCGGCAACAGGTGCGGGTGGTGAGATTCGTGACCGTTTGGCAGGTGGACAAGGTTCTTTGCCATTGGCAGGAACGGCGGTTTACATGACGCCTTACTCTCGTTTGGAAGAAGCACGTAACTGGGAGAAAAACATCGCTCCGCGTCCATGGTTGTACCAAACGCCTATCGAAATTTTGATCAAAGCCTCTAATGGTGCTTCTGATTTCGGTAACAAATTCGGTCAGCCATTGATCACAGGATCGTTGCTGACTTTCGAGCATGAGGAGAACGACCGCAAATTAGGTTTCGATAAAGTAATCATGTTGGCGGGAGGTGTTGGTTTTGCCAAGCACGAGCATGCCTTGAAGAAAGCCGTTTCCAAAGGAGACCGCATCGTAGTGATGGGTGGTGACAACTACCGCATCGGTATGGGCGGTGGCGCTGTATCTTCTGTGGATACAGGAGAATTTTCTTCAGCGATTGAGTTGAATGCCGTTCAGCGTTCGAACCCTGAGATGCAGAAACGTGCCATGAATGCCATCCGTGCATTGGTGGAGTCAGATAAAAACACCATCATTTCTATCCACGACCACGGTGCTGGTGGTCACTTGAACTCGCTTTCTGAGTTGGTTGAAGAAGTGGGTGGAAAAATCGACCTTCGCAAGTTGCCTGTGGGTGACCCTACCCTTTCTGGCAAGGAGATCGTTGGTAATGAGTCGCAGGAACGCATGGGTCTTGTGATGAAAAAAGAAGACATTGACGAATTGATGCGCATCGGTGAGCGTGAGCGTTCTCCAATCTATGAGGTTGGTGAGGCTACGGGCGATATGCGTTTCACTTTTGAAGATAAACAAACGGGTGAAAACCCAATCGATTTGGACTTGGCGGACATGTTCGGTAACCCACCGAAAACGATCATGAAAGACCGTGCCAAAAACGAAAAATTTGCTCCTGTTGAATACAGCTCCGATAAACTTTTGGATTATCTTGTGGATGTCCTTCAATTGGAATCAGTGGCTTGTAAAGACTGGTTGACCAACAAAGTGGACCGTTCGGTTTCTGGTAAAGTTGCCAAACAACAAACTGCTGGGGCTTTGCAATTGCCTTTGAACAACGTGGGCGTAATGGCCATGGATTACAAAGGTAAAGGCGGTGTGGCTACGGCAATCGGTCACGATCCTGTTTCAGGTTTGATCGATCCAAAAGCAGGTTCTGTAAACTCTATTGCGGAATCATTGACCAACTTGGTTTGGGCACCATTGACGCACCAAATGAACGGTGTTTCTTTGTCTGCCAACTGGATGTGGCCATGTAAAAACGAAGGGGAAGACGCTCGTTTGTACGATGCCGTTAAAGCCGCTTCGGATTTCGCATGTGCTTTGGGTATCAATATTCCAACAGGTAAAGATTCGATGTCGATGACACAAAAGTACAAGGACGAAACCGTTATCGCTCCTGGTACGGTGATCATCTCTGCTGCTGGTGAAGTTGAAGACGTGAAGAAAGTTGTTTCTCCTGTATTGCAAAAAGGAGTGGACAAGCCAATCTTCCATATTGACTTGTCATCTGACGCTTTGAACTTGGGTGGATCTGCATTCGCGCAAGCGCAAAACAAATTGGGTGATTCTGCTCCTACCGTTAAAGATCCTGAATACTTCAAGAAAGCTTTCAACGCCATCCAAACGTTGATCATGGAAGACAAAGTGGAAGCAGGACACGATATTTCTGCGGGTGGTTTGATCACTGCTTTGTTGGAAATGTGTTTCGCTGAGCAAAACTTGGCTGCTGATGTGGACTTGACTGGTTTGGAAGAAGAAGACTTGATCAAAGTATTGTTCGCAGAAAACAGTGCGGTATTGCTTCAGGTAAATGATGAAGCTTACGTAACGGAGTTCTTCGAAAAAGCGGGTATCAAAGCGACATTGATCGGTATTCCTGTAGAAGATAAAGAATTGGCGGTTCGCAATGGCGGCACTAAATTCTTCATCCCTGTTCCTGAATTGCGTGATGTATGGTTCAAAACTTCTTATTTGTTGGATCGTCACCAATCAGGTGAAGAGTTGGCGTCTGAGCGTTTTGATTCTTACAAAAACTCGCCACTACGTTTCACTTTCAATACTGAATTCACAGGTAAGTTAGCTGATTACGGATTGACGCAAGACCGCAAAGGTAAGTCAGGCGTTCGTGCAGCGATCATCCGTGAAAAAGGGGTGAACGGTGACCGTGAAATGGCTTACTCAATGTTCTTGGCAGGTTTCGATGTGAAAGATGTTCACATGACCGACTTGATCGCAGGACGTGAGACTTTGGAAGATGTAAACTTGATTGTTTTCGTTGGAGGTTTCTCTAACTCAGACGTTTTGGGTTCTGCCAAAGGTTGGGCTGGTGCATTCTTGTACAACCCGAAAGCCAAAGAAGCTTTGGATAACTTCTTCGCTCGCCCTGATACCTTGTCGTTGGGTGTGTGTAACGGTTGTCAGTTGATGATCGAGTTGGGATTAATTAACCCTGACCACGAAGAGAAAACAGCCATGCTTCACAACGAATCAGGTAAATTTGAGTCTGGCTTCGTGAACATGACCATCCCTGAAAACAATGCCGTGATGTTGAACAGCTTGTCTGGTTCACGTTTGGGTGTTTGGATCGCTCACGGTGAAGGTCAATTCTCTTTCCCTTATGCCGAAGAGTCGTACAACATCGTTGGTAAATATGCTTACGAGTCATACCCTGCCAACCCTAACGGTTCAGACTTCAATACCGCAGCGGTTGCTTCACACGACGGTCGCCACTTGGCAATGATGCCTCACTTGGAGCGCGCGATCTTCCCATGGAACTGGGCACACTACCCTGCTTCTCGCAAAAACGACGAAGTATCCCCATGGATCGAAGCATTTGTAAATGCCCGCCAATGGGTTGAAGCACAAACCCAAGAGAAATAA
- a CDS encoding AraC family transcriptional regulator: MKAIRERILPTDDQSFFVQHFKMPAFDMPRHFHPEYELTYIIQGEGIRYVGDHKTTFKAGDLVLLGPDLSHYWETDLQWVEDTGLFSESIVIQFKPQVCPQGGLKEFSAIQNMLRMADAGIHFPEGAQFLQAIHELLAANGFEKLMQLYKLLNKLSAVEERTLLSFSEESQMQLHQNHEVFSQILEEIFVNFNQQITLQSICEKMEMSPPAFCRFFKKRTKRTFSEYLNQIRIKHASTLLTETDEAISQIAYGCGYNSLSYFHEQFVRRKQMSPTEYRKRNWV; the protein is encoded by the coding sequence ATGAAAGCCATCAGGGAAAGAATATTACCAACCGATGATCAGTCTTTTTTTGTGCAGCATTTTAAAATGCCCGCCTTCGATATGCCAAGGCATTTTCACCCCGAATATGAATTAACCTATATTATACAGGGAGAAGGCATTCGCTATGTGGGGGATCACAAGACGACATTCAAGGCAGGAGATTTGGTGTTGCTCGGCCCCGATCTTTCGCATTATTGGGAAACTGACCTGCAATGGGTGGAGGATACAGGCTTATTCAGCGAATCGATTGTGATACAATTCAAACCACAGGTCTGTCCGCAAGGAGGGTTAAAGGAATTTTCTGCTATACAAAATATGCTAAGAATGGCGGATGCAGGTATTCATTTCCCCGAGGGAGCGCAATTTCTACAAGCAATCCACGAACTTTTGGCGGCGAATGGATTTGAAAAACTGATGCAGCTGTACAAACTCCTGAACAAATTAAGCGCCGTGGAGGAAAGAACACTTTTGTCTTTCAGTGAAGAATCTCAAATGCAGCTTCATCAAAACCATGAAGTGTTCAGTCAGATTTTAGAGGAGATCTTTGTCAATTTCAACCAACAGATCACCCTCCAGAGCATTTGCGAGAAAATGGAGATGTCGCCACCTGCCTTTTGTCGATTTTTTAAAAAACGAACCAAAAGAACTTTCTCCGAATACCTGAACCAAATCAGAATAAAACACGCCTCCACCCTGCTGACAGAAACGGACGAGGCCATTTCTCAAATTGCCTACGGTTGTGGATACAATAGCCTCAGCTATTTCCATGAGCAGTTTGTCAGAAGGAAACAGATGAGCCCGACGGAGTACAGAAAGAGGAATTGGGTTTGA
- a CDS encoding YARHG domain-containing protein, whose product MKYIFLIVLTITALFAKANDGVFYASGNQLIPIQETDISITKEILKIERTTNNQFLVTVNYTFNNPKDQKELLVGFEAPSPAGDVDGTPKNGQHPYMTDFKVIFNGQPLPFQSSIVHTEEYFKNGQIQGLTEQEAKGDNFNKNEPNFFYVYHFNTKFKKGINTIKHSYRIDISAHFNTIFELHYLLTPATRWANKQIDDFTLILDLSDYYDYLIEQTFFTGFQNWTGATKILNSKKQSSFSEISKPIRVITGHNPVVFKQKNFSPKGELVIYATTDMEFLMSKSFDHTTMDIPFNVKNFIHKFETKNEDSYKILRNLPFARRGYVFKTPLIQQYYEKQEWYTANSKYKANINLLTDTEQKWLKTLKQKHQL is encoded by the coding sequence ATGAAATACATTTTTTTGATTGTTCTAACCATTACCGCCCTTTTTGCAAAAGCCAATGACGGTGTGTTTTACGCATCAGGAAATCAGCTTATTCCTATCCAAGAAACCGACATCAGTATAACAAAAGAGATACTTAAAATAGAACGTACAACTAACAATCAATTTTTAGTAACAGTCAACTACACCTTTAACAACCCGAAAGATCAAAAAGAACTCTTGGTTGGGTTCGAAGCACCATCCCCTGCTGGAGATGTTGATGGAACACCTAAGAATGGACAACACCCCTATATGACCGACTTCAAGGTTATCTTTAATGGACAACCTCTTCCCTTCCAATCTTCTATCGTCCATACTGAAGAATATTTCAAAAATGGCCAAATTCAAGGCTTAACTGAACAAGAAGCTAAAGGAGATAACTTCAATAAAAATGAGCCTAATTTCTTCTATGTTTACCATTTTAACACAAAATTCAAGAAGGGAATAAATACCATTAAACACAGCTATAGAATAGACATTTCAGCTCACTTCAATACCATATTTGAACTTCATTACCTTTTAACTCCTGCAACGCGGTGGGCAAATAAACAGATCGACGACTTTACCCTAATTCTTGATTTAAGTGATTACTATGACTATCTAATTGAGCAAACATTTTTTACTGGTTTCCAAAATTGGACGGGGGCCACTAAAATACTTAATTCAAAAAAACAATCATCCTTCTCTGAAATATCTAAACCAATAAGAGTAATCACGGGACATAATCCTGTTGTATTCAAACAGAAAAATTTCTCACCCAAAGGGGAGCTTGTTATTTACGCTACCACTGACATGGAATTCCTTATGTCAAAATCATTCGATCATACAACGATGGATATTCCGTTCAATGTGAAAAATTTCATCCACAAATTTGAAACAAAAAATGAGGACTCATACAAAATCCTAAGAAATCTCCCTTTCGCTCGAAGAGGTTATGTCTTTAAAACACCCCTAATTCAACAATACTACGAAAAGCAAGAATGGTATACGGCGAACTCAAAATATAAAGCAAACATCAACCTTTTGACAGATACCGAGCAGAAATGGTTAAAGACACTGAAGCAAAAACATCAATTATAG
- a CDS encoding response regulator gives MHDLIRSVFLVDDNPADNFYHSIVIKKTGFDGDIVTLLNGEDLINELKDILLTKRELPDLIFMDINMPRMSAWDVLDELRLMQEEYPIDVCIFLLTTSRSYSDVRKSKDYPMVKKLINKPIGEQDFVSAINAKLHL, from the coding sequence ATGCATGATCTAATTAGAAGTGTGTTTCTGGTGGATGATAACCCAGCAGATAATTTTTATCATTCCATCGTGATAAAGAAAACAGGCTTTGATGGGGATATTGTCACACTTTTAAACGGAGAGGATTTAATTAACGAGTTGAAAGATATTTTGCTGACCAAGCGAGAACTCCCTGATTTAATTTTCATGGATATAAATATGCCACGGATGTCGGCTTGGGATGTATTGGACGAATTGCGCTTGATGCAAGAAGAATACCCGATTGATGTTTGCATTTTTTTACTCACCACCAGCAGAAGTTATTCCGATGTTCGGAAATCAAAGGACTATCCGATGGTCAAGAAATTGATCAACAAACCAATAGGAGAGCAGGATTTTGTGAGTGCAATTAATGCTAAATTGCACTTGTAG
- a CDS encoding phytanoyl-CoA dioxygenase family protein — protein METTLTADLSKTHQLVGELFKWPTSAEEWETYKLSQEQIDQFHELGYVANIQLLTAEQLDFLGSELAEIMDPNHPQHHLFYEFWSNESGDPDKVLFHALGAWRITQGFHDILWNPSFVMKAAQLLGGGVRFWHDQLFCKPAKHGGVVAWHQDYSYWTRTSPMQHLTCWVGIDDATPENGCLQYVERSHEWGLIPKPDLAGEMNGLFEFLTEEQKADFKPVHIPLKRGFCSFHHPLLVHGSEANDSEMSRRAFVLNVFKDGTLSETDEVLLKGVPVIQKGAKMEGQFFPLLTDDLVLEALGE, from the coding sequence ATGGAAACTACATTAACCGCTGACCTGTCGAAAACCCACCAATTGGTTGGTGAACTTTTTAAATGGCCGACTTCTGCTGAAGAATGGGAAACTTATAAATTATCTCAGGAGCAGATCGATCAATTTCATGAATTGGGCTATGTCGCCAATATTCAGCTTTTAACGGCGGAGCAGCTTGATTTTTTAGGCAGTGAGCTCGCTGAAATCATGGATCCTAATCATCCGCAGCACCATTTGTTTTATGAATTTTGGAGCAATGAATCGGGGGACCCCGACAAGGTGTTGTTTCATGCACTTGGTGCATGGCGCATCACTCAGGGATTTCATGATATTCTGTGGAACCCGTCCTTTGTGATGAAAGCCGCTCAGTTACTTGGTGGAGGCGTTCGCTTTTGGCACGATCAGCTTTTCTGCAAGCCTGCGAAGCATGGAGGTGTTGTGGCTTGGCATCAGGATTATTCCTATTGGACCCGTACCTCGCCCATGCAACATCTGACTTGTTGGGTGGGTATCGATGATGCCACGCCAGAAAATGGCTGTTTGCAATATGTTGAGCGCAGCCACGAATGGGGGCTGATTCCCAAGCCAGACCTTGCAGGGGAAATGAATGGCTTGTTTGAATTCTTGACCGAGGAGCAAAAGGCGGACTTCAAGCCTGTGCATATTCCGCTGAAACGGGGATTCTGTTCCTTCCACCATCCGTTGTTGGTGCATGGGTCGGAGGCCAATGATTCTGAAATGTCGAGAAGGGCTTTTGTGCTGAATGTATTTAAGGATGGCACCCTGTCGGAGACTGATGAAGTCCTGCTAAAAGGCGTTCCTGTGATACAGAAAGGTGCAAAGATGGAAGGTCAGTTTTTCCCTTTACTGACGGATGATCTTGTTTTGGAGGCTTTGGGGGAATAA
- a CDS encoding LA_2272 family surface repeat-containing protein has product MKQILVLTISLCISFSVKGQKAQTPKVKNIFWVQPNNVSKINGVALGPFNSSSWSDHDHLMVNGLNIELIGNGLWGYFLPHPSFPETNYNTVNGISLSPTYFGGTNNGITLSALTIMSNMNGLNLGLLSRVNNMSSGINFGFMMVKSEKMKGAQIGFFTNARDGKGLFLGGIAMSNKMKGVQIGIFNHVQKGNGLFIGGFECSADTLNGVSVSMVNLTDSTHKGLQIGLFNYANSLNGTQIGLINYAKDAKIPFTLFFNRNRKKKKALINRGSDNVTSLP; this is encoded by the coding sequence ATGAAACAGATATTAGTCTTAACTATTTCCTTATGTATCTCATTTTCAGTAAAAGGCCAAAAAGCTCAAACTCCAAAGGTCAAAAATATTTTTTGGGTTCAACCTAATAATGTTTCAAAAATTAATGGAGTAGCCTTAGGACCATTTAATAGTTCAAGCTGGAGTGATCATGACCATTTAATGGTAAATGGCCTTAATATAGAATTAATAGGCAATGGTTTATGGGGATATTTTCTTCCCCACCCATCGTTCCCTGAGACTAATTATAATACCGTAAATGGAATTAGTTTATCACCAACATATTTTGGGGGAACCAATAACGGGATAACCTTATCAGCACTCACAATAATGTCCAACATGAATGGATTAAATTTAGGGCTATTGTCTCGCGTCAATAACATGAGTTCTGGAATCAATTTTGGTTTTATGATGGTAAAGAGTGAAAAGATGAAAGGAGCTCAAATTGGATTTTTCACCAATGCAAGAGATGGTAAGGGGCTTTTTTTAGGGGGAATAGCAATGAGTAATAAAATGAAAGGAGTTCAAATTGGAATTTTTAACCATGTACAAAAAGGAAATGGTCTATTTATTGGTGGGTTTGAATGTAGCGCTGATACATTGAATGGAGTAAGTGTATCAATGGTTAACCTTACCGATTCCACTCATAAAGGACTTCAAATAGGTCTTTTCAATTACGCTAATAGCTTAAACGGAACTCAAATTGGATTAATTAATTATGCAAAAGATGCGAAAATACCTTTCACATTATTTTTTAACAGAAATCGAAAAAAGAAAAAAGCACTTATTAATAGAGGTTCTGACAATGTCACAAGCCTTCCTTAA